DNA sequence from the Vicia villosa cultivar HV-30 ecotype Madison, WI linkage group LG3, Vvil1.0, whole genome shotgun sequence genome:
CATTCATCCATCCGCAATTTAATAAACTATAATTACAACCTTGATTTTATCAGCATACAACACATGTATTATTACTGGAGAattttataaactattcaattgatGCTTCCAGTAGCCGCATATTTCGGTTCTGATTCAACACCTACAATGTTCGGTATAACTATcacaatattttaatttgttgagTAACCCATCAAAGCAAAAAGCCATAAAAAATATTCTAACAATGATTCTTAATTGCTTATACCACACCTAAACAAAACTAAATTACATTATCACAAATGTATATATACGTTTCGGGGGACACTATTAAAATAGTAAGGACTTTACTTGTATGAAGATTCATCACTTCCGGTTGTCTCGATCAGAATATAAAACTCATGTTGCGAATTAGGAAATGGTCATTTTGAACCTCAATCTACATAAAACAAAATACAACAATTAGTGATATTTTATTGTTGGTAGGGACTGTCCATTTGTGGTAAACAATTCCGAAGATATAAACGCCTACTAAACCACATGAAGAACACAAGTTgagttaaaacaaaaaaaaatataagaagaaaaagaagaaaaaaaaccaaCACTTAACATTAAGAGCAATTCCAACGCGTCGAAGGTGCTGATTTCAGTTGCAAAAAACAATACTCTCAAACCTGAAACAATTAATCATGAATTATCATAACAAATTTATATCTTTTATATCGACAAAGTTATCCTTTATATCATCGAGTTCAATTACTTAGAGGATGCAAAATATCACACATAATGTGATTCAATCAAACAACAGGCTGCAACAAAAATACAAATAAACTGTTATACAACCAATTACTTAGAATGCCAAATAAAAGAATGAGGAAGATGAGATTTGGAAGAAGAGCAAGTTTCTAAAAGTACTTATCAGGTGATAGTATTTATTTGGGGAATGGTAGAAATAACAGTGGAAGTTATATGAGTCATGGAGAAATGAATTGATCGTGGGAAACAAATGGAACGGTTGCATGAATGTGCTACTTGAAAAGTGGTTTTTTCAAAGTGCAGATTAATGTGGCATTAATTTTGGTGAATTTGTTTTCTTCAAATTAAAGCGTACATGTGgcattttattgaataaaaaagtCTAGAAAATAGGTTAAAACATAGTGCTTAATGGTAAACCAAGCCACCTGGATGATTAAGGAATAAGAAGGGTAATTAGGGGTTTTTAAGAACAcctaatttttttatatgatagatttatCGTTGTGTGAAGTGATTAtaaacaaacaaaccaaaaaaCAAATTGCTTAGTATGATTGGATGCTCCACTAAATATCTTAGTGATACATCACATGTAAAATCACATGTAAAGATTAAAGTATGACCTaaacaaaccaaaacaaaaaatgCTTACTAGCTGCAACACTAgcctcttcatcatcttcatatgGATTAAATTCAGCAttctcttcatcatcttcttttgaattaaattcaatttctgcaacaatataaaacaaaattgaaaatgaaaaaaaaattaagttgtcCCAAAATTATCCAACATGATAGTgtcatcaaatcatcaagtccACTTTTCTACATAAAATTATTAGAGCATACTACATTCTTCCATGGCATAAACTTTATTTGATGAACCACCATTTAAGCCCATAAAAGATAAGTTAATATTACTTGAAAAAGGATCATTTAGATTAATGGAAGATCCTATGTTGCATTTCATCATTTCATGATCAACATATGAAGTGTTTAGATCAATATTGAGAGGCATTTTTAAGAATTTTATTAAAACCAAAAGACAATGATACATGaaaaaatgagctttcatatttATAGAGTTCAAGTATTGACATTTTTATAGGGCGTAAAAAATTTCAATTAGACGGGACTGTATTTTGCAGTATGAAAATTTtgacaaaattttcattttttcattACGTGGGACAATATTATATATGCGGGACAGTTTTACTTTAGTGtgaaagttttaattttttaaagctGGAGTGTATTGGTTAATGTAGACGTAAGCGGTACAGTAAATGTGAAagtaaatttttaaaatagaactTTATTTGCTGCATTTAATAAAAGCAAGAAGACGAATAGATTTTaagataattaatttatataaaaataaaaagtaaggaTAAATATGGAAAACATGCATTTTTCACAACTTAAATGGATATACAATCACTTTTTTAAAGGGAGTGTTTCTTGCTTATATATAAGACCCGATAgagtattactccctccgttttttattataagttattttagacttttcacacaatttaagaaaaataataattgttgtatgaaaataagaaattatgaaggtttttacaaaattatccttcattaatgacatatgaaagataaatttatataattgaaaggagagagaataataaatatttaaagatataatagaaaaagtaacattaattattcattagaattgtaaagcgacttatatttaaatacaatttttttttcaaaacgacttataataaaaaacgaggGAGTATACAAtattatatgtattatttatCAAATAAGATAATTAATcatacatatttatatatttttattgctgttgttgatttttatttaaaagttttCATGTATAAAATCATTGAAGTAACCGAAAAAAAAGATCTACATGATTTATCATTTtatgtatgtatatatgtatatataaatataataattgaagtaaatataataattgaagtaaccggAAAACAGATCTAGAGCGGGAAAAGGATTGGAGATTCATGATCGTACATTCAGCCGACACCGTCGTGTAAACAAAACACTTCACGTGCCCTCATTTAACTATCATTTTCACTTTCTGCCATCACAAAAATGAGATGTAGCCTCGTCTGAATCGGATCCAGCCTTCACTCTACATTCTACTGTAACAAATTCGCGCCTCTTGCTTCATCCTCGAAATTACTCAAATTTTTACACTCATCATCATTTTTACAgttacaacatcaacaacaacaaccaccctAATTTTGGAGGCTACCTCCCAACAATAACTGAATCAGATCAAAAAAACAAACCCCCTTCAATTAATCCCAACCTACCATGACCAACACCCATCTCAGAAAACCCTTTAAACAACTCCACATCCCAATCTTCACATCCACCCTCTTCCTCCTCTCCATGGCAACCCtctccttcctcttcctcttcctctgtcTCTCCATCTCCCACTCTCACTCCTCCCTCAATCTCCACATCCAACAAGCCTGCAAATCAACCCGCTTCCCTCACCAATGCCAAATCTCCCTCTCCTCACATTCCCACAACCTTCCCTCAAACCCTAACCCCCTCCACATCATCCATTCCGCAATCTCACTCTCTTCCTTAAACCTTAATATCGCTCAATCATTGCTGAATTCCATCCTAGACGCTTCCGCAGGCAACCAAACCCGCGTCAATGTCGCCAAAAGCTGCCTCCAGGCTTTTCAATACTCTCACCATAGAACCTCTCTTACCATTGACGCGCTCTCACGTGGCAGAATCAAAGACGCACGTGCCTTCATGACTGCCGCATTGTCTTATCAGTATAACTGCTGGTCCGGTCTTAAATACGCTAACGACACTTCGTTGGTTTTTAAAACGATGTCGTTTCTTGAATCTCTTACCGGCCTCTCCAGCAATGCTCTTAGCATGATTCTCTCTTATGATCTCTTTGGTAATGATACTGATTCATGGAGGCCGCCTCGCACTGAGCGCGACGGTTTTTGGGAGGATTCGGGGTCGGGTGTGTTCGGGCCGGGACCCTCGGTGCCTGGGAATCTTACGCCGGATGTTAAGGTGTGTAAGGACGTGGGCAATGGGTGTTACGGAACGATTCAGGAAGCGGTTGATGCCGCGCCTGATAATGTGGATGTTGGTGGAGGGAGGAGATTTGTGATACATATAAAGAAAGGGGTTTATGAAGAGACGGTTAGGATTCCGTTGAGGAAGAGGAATGTTGTGTTTTTGGGGGATGGCATTGGTAAGACTGTCATCACTGGCTCTGCAAGTGTCGGACTACAAAAGGGGATGACAACGTATGACTCCGCCACCGTAGgtaagtttgtttttttttaaggttTATCTACGTCGTGCAAAGAAGATTACTAGATTACTTGACACGTAAGATTGAAGGTTTGTCTGGTGTCTGTGTTGGTGTTTCATAGAAAATAGCATTCAAATTCCTTGACGGAATGACTTTGCATATAGCATTGAATATTCTTAATGAGTTGATTGATTAAACATTGTAGGGGTTGTTGGCGATGGATTCATGGCGAAGGATCTCACATTCGAAAACACAGCAGGTGCTAATGCACACCAAGCAGTAGCATTCAGATCAGACAGTGATCTTTCTGTTATTGAGAATTGTGAATTCATAGGCAATCAAGATACTCTCTATGCTCATTCCCTGCGTCAGTTTTATAAATCTTGTCGTATCATAGGTAATGTGGACTTCATATTTGGAAACTCAGCTTCATTCTTCCAAGACTGTGAAATCCTAGTCCAGCCTAGGCAAGCAAGGCCAAAGAAAGGGGAGAACAATGCCATTACTGCACATGGCAGAACAGACCCTGCTCAGTCGACAGGTTTTGTTTTTCACAATTGCATGATTAATGGTACCGAAAAATATATGGAGTTGTATTACGACAAGCCTAAAGTACACAAGAACTATCTCGGAAGGCCATGGAAGGAGTATTCTAGAACAGTTTTTATTAATTCGTTCATGGAAGCCTTAATCACACCACAGGGTTGGATGCCATGGACTGGAGATTTTGGACTGAATACCCTCTACTATGGGGAAATCAACAACTCTGGACCTGGTTCTAATTTGACTAAGAGAGTGTCCTGGAGTAGCCAGGTTCCTGCTGAACATGTGTACACGTATTCAGTgcagggttttattcaaggaGATGATTGGGATAGCCGGATCAGTTATTAGCTAATCATGGGATGGGAGTAAGTTATGGTAGAGCTATGATTATTTATGAATAGGAGGTATCGTTAAATGGGGAATTTGTCATACTCTTTTCTACATCTACTTGGCAAACTGCTGATACAAGGAGGATTTCAATAAAGCCATGGAGAGGATGGAGTTCCAAATCTTGCATCAGTTTTGCTGGTAGATACACTTTTGGGTTGATCCTACTCATTTTTATTAGGTACACCCTCTGTCCCCGCATATTCTCTTCGTATGATGTGATGGCTGTGGTATAGAATGATAATCTGATCAtgtaaaattagtaaatttaattCCAAAGCTTTCCATCCAATGTAACTATACAAAGAGGATATGGAAGTAAAATCCATTATGGCAACTTTTATAGTCTCTGTTTCTTTTCAAATTCTAGAGCTGTAGCAAGGACAATGCCAATGTTTTAACCATGGCTCTAGTATCCGGTGGGAAAATTTTATCATAGccatttcctttgaaaaaaaatcGAATCAAAGTTTAAGTTTTGATTTTTTGCTTGTATTTGCATTCAAATTTTAAGTCAAATCCCGAAAACCTTAATAGTTTAATTTCATTCATGGCCAACTAAGCGGCATGACTAAACTAAATTGATGAAATAAAATCGGCAGTAATAGTTTGAAAATAACTCTACCTAATACCTATGTTCTccctttatttattagtgttatCGTTGACCTTTTCCCCCTCGCGACTTATGAATTTCAAAACACCAGTGACATATTTTTCAAGTATGTCTTAATTCAGAATTGTGTCTCTGTCTAGTTTATGGCTGCTGTACGATGTCtgtatattacattatttctCTTTTGTACCCCAAACCAGAAAGAGAGTCATACATTATTAATTCATTTGGGGAAAAACTCCAAAAACTGAATTGCTGCTGAATCTGTTTTCATTGATCAGAGCAAGTAGAATAAACCATTTTTAAGCATAAAAAATGTGTACAAAGGAATTTTCTTCTATTATCCCCTTTGTCTAACGCCGATCCCGACTACTGGGATAagttttggttgttgttgtttgttatgAAACATATGGCAGGTaaggaaagaaaaaaatgaatctGGCAGTTCATAAAGCAGGAAGAGATGATGTCGTAACTGTGGGAGGTGTTGGAGTAAAAGACTCATCATCTGTccagttactctctccccaatgCCGCAACATGCTTTTCCAGTTACACAGATTATCTATACACTTCTTCAAGCGTCGATCTTTAACTTTGATTCGCCAATGCCCGTCTGTGTAGTTTGCTATTTCAGCTTGTCTCCGATCCCACTCCAACTGTGCCTTCTGCTTTGACTGCAACAGACAAAACTGTTGTAAAAGCTCAGGCATTGCATCATGCACCTTCCACCACTTTGCGTGCGCAACAT
Encoded proteins:
- the LOC131661130 gene encoding probable pectinesterase/pectinesterase inhibitor 51, with the protein product MTNTHLRKPFKQLHIPIFTSTLFLLSMATLSFLFLFLCLSISHSHSSLNLHIQQACKSTRFPHQCQISLSSHSHNLPSNPNPLHIIHSAISLSSLNLNIAQSLLNSILDASAGNQTRVNVAKSCLQAFQYSHHRTSLTIDALSRGRIKDARAFMTAALSYQYNCWSGLKYANDTSLVFKTMSFLESLTGLSSNALSMILSYDLFGNDTDSWRPPRTERDGFWEDSGSGVFGPGPSVPGNLTPDVKVCKDVGNGCYGTIQEAVDAAPDNVDVGGGRRFVIHIKKGVYEETVRIPLRKRNVVFLGDGIGKTVITGSASVGLQKGMTTYDSATVGVVGDGFMAKDLTFENTAGANAHQAVAFRSDSDLSVIENCEFIGNQDTLYAHSLRQFYKSCRIIGNVDFIFGNSASFFQDCEILVQPRQARPKKGENNAITAHGRTDPAQSTGFVFHNCMINGTEKYMELYYDKPKVHKNYLGRPWKEYSRTVFINSFMEALITPQGWMPWTGDFGLNTLYYGEINNSGPGSNLTKRVSWSSQVPAEHVYTYSVQGFIQGDDWDSRISY